A part of candidate division WOR-3 bacterium genomic DNA contains:
- a CDS encoding YHS domain-containing protein, with protein MKYSTIAAAVTGMILLTAGALAGPGCGGCARACGEQRTMPESVQLMTLTGDTVDLVAELKIGPRVLFTFTPDSAGRLVAAAVQKAANESGDTTITLLGVVCGSRQMAVQAQEELGLNFPLVLDRGCAGSLVLGLAYCPGATFVNREGAIVGRAYVFTPEVLAQGFAAIRKPTGETDPVCKMTVTPKTAVSSYVHKGKTYYFCSKACRAAFVKNPEKYLKN; from the coding sequence AGTCACTGGCATGATACTACTTACGGCTGGTGCCCTGGCCGGACCGGGATGTGGTGGCTGTGCCAGAGCCTGCGGTGAACAACGGACAATGCCGGAGAGCGTGCAGCTTATGACACTGACCGGAGACACAGTTGACCTGGTTGCGGAACTCAAAATCGGCCCGAGAGTTCTTTTCACCTTTACTCCGGATTCAGCCGGTAGGTTGGTTGCGGCCGCGGTGCAGAAGGCAGCAAATGAGTCAGGTGATACGACGATCACGCTTCTCGGCGTTGTGTGCGGCTCAAGGCAGATGGCGGTTCAGGCGCAGGAAGAGCTGGGGCTCAATTTTCCTCTTGTGCTGGACCGGGGCTGTGCCGGTTCCCTGGTGCTTGGCCTTGCTTACTGTCCAGGCGCGACATTCGTAAACCGCGAGGGTGCAATCGTGGGCCGGGCGTATGTTTTCACGCCCGAGGTGCTGGCTCAAGGGTTCGCAGCGATACGCAAGCCGACCGGAGAAACAGACCCGGTGTGCAAAATGACGGTTACACCCAAGACTGCGGTCAGTTCTTACGTGCACAAGGGAAAGACCTACTACTTCTGCAGCAAGGCATGCCGGGCCGCGTTTGTCAAGAACCCGGAGAAGTACCTGAAGAACTGA